A single Deinococcus betulae DNA region contains:
- a CDS encoding helix-turn-helix domain-containing protein, which yields MGRQKQWVVQLSDDERQQLTEMTRACLLLLSDQGLLDRDIAQRHSVSAATVASIRRKYVEGGLQAALYEKARPKQPPKLNAQQTAILIAEVCSTPDGRETWTMQLLADRLVTLGVVESISDETVRRTLKKTRRDRGRFKVGVSPR from the coding sequence ATGGGCCGACAGAAACAGTGGGTCGTGCAGCTGAGCGATGATGAACGGCAACAGCTCACCGAGATGACGCGCGCATGCCTGCTCTTGCTAAGCGATCAAGGCCTGTTGGACCGAGATATAGCCCAGCGACACAGCGTGAGTGCCGCGACTGTGGCGTCCATTCGCAGGAAGTATGTCGAGGGTGGTCTTCAGGCCGCTCTGTACGAGAAAGCACGACCAAAGCAGCCTCCGAAACTGAATGCTCAGCAGACGGCGATCCTGATTGCTGAGGTGTGCTCTACTCCCGACGGCCGGGAGACGTGGACGATGCAATTGCTGGCCGACCGGCTGGTGACATTGGGTGTCGTGGAGAGCATCAGTGACGAAACAGTGCGGCGCACGCTGAAAAAAACGCGCAGGGACCGTGGCAGGTTCAAAGTTGGTGTGTCGCCCAGGTAG